In Exiguobacterium sibiricum 7-3, a genomic segment contains:
- a CDS encoding phosphatidate cytidylyltransferase, with the protein MKTRIITGLWAGAIFLVLLYLGGLPFLAFMAILTIIGYTELIKMRQLSFKSLPVLLFGAGTLLPFIGLYEQASEQSLSLGLSPIAWGMLIVLIGLFWTVFSKNVFTFDDVAFLLLTAVYVGVGFASFTYIRLLENGLTFSLLIILLIWFTDSGAYFVGKSFGKTKLWPAISPNKTVEGALGGVVLAIVLGVVFELIHPTVGFGTVILLALIIAVVGQLGDLVQSAYKRHYGVKDSGALLPGHGGILDRFDSMIIVFTVLIVLDIFG; encoded by the coding sequence ATGAAAACACGAATTATTACAGGACTATGGGCAGGTGCCATCTTTTTAGTATTGCTTTATCTAGGAGGACTCCCATTCCTTGCTTTCATGGCAATTTTGACAATCATCGGGTATACCGAACTGATTAAAATGCGGCAATTGTCGTTCAAGTCACTTCCGGTCCTGTTGTTTGGAGCGGGAACCTTACTTCCGTTCATTGGTTTGTATGAACAGGCGAGCGAACAGTCGCTGTCACTCGGACTGTCTCCGATTGCATGGGGAATGTTAATTGTCTTGATCGGTTTATTTTGGACAGTGTTCTCCAAAAACGTATTTACCTTTGACGATGTGGCCTTTCTGCTGTTGACTGCAGTCTATGTCGGAGTAGGCTTTGCATCGTTTACGTACATTCGTCTGCTTGAAAACGGCTTGACGTTTTCCTTACTGATTATTTTACTGATTTGGTTTACGGATTCGGGTGCTTATTTCGTTGGAAAAAGTTTTGGGAAAACGAAATTGTGGCCAGCAATCAGCCCCAATAAAACAGTTGAAGGAGCGCTCGGTGGTGTTGTTCTTGCGATTGTACTCGGAGTCGTGTTTGAACTGATTCACCCGACGGTCGGCTTTGGAACTGTCATCCTATTGGCACTGATCATTGCCGTAGTCGGTCAACTGGGGGATTTAGTCCAGTCAGCGTATAAACGTCATTATGGCGTAAAAGATTCCGGAGCGTTATTACCCGGACACGGTGGGATTCTTGACCGGTTCGACAGTATGATCATTGTGTTTACCGTTCTGATTGTACTCGATATATTCGGATAA
- a CDS encoding 1-deoxy-D-xylulose-5-phosphate reductoisomerase: protein MKQVSIIGGTGSIGTQTLDVIAANPDRFQLVSFAFGKNIEVALPWLNRLRPELVAVLDETVKDQLEAVLDYSPTVLVGEEGLIAVATAEQADIVITAVVGAVGLRPTLAAIEAGKSIGLANKETLVTAGHLVMKKAREKGVAILPVDSEHAAIFQCLNGERRQDVRQIILTASGGSFRDQTREQLANVTVEQALNHPNWSMGAKITIDSATMMNKGFEVIEAHWLFDVTYDEIDVVLHRESIIHSMVEFNDGAVMAQLGMPDMREPIQYALTYPSRLEIKGGERLNLKQIGRLNFAEASFERYPLLRLAFEAGRAGGSMPSVLNAANEQAVDRFLKGEISFLEIEASVEAALQAHENIEDPSLDQILESDRWARAFVASLSLAN, encoded by the coding sequence ATGAAACAGGTTAGTATCATTGGGGGAACTGGATCGATTGGTACCCAAACGTTAGATGTCATCGCCGCAAATCCGGACCGTTTCCAACTGGTCAGCTTTGCGTTCGGGAAAAACATCGAGGTTGCCTTACCTTGGCTGAATCGTTTACGTCCGGAGTTGGTAGCTGTCTTAGACGAGACAGTAAAAGATCAACTCGAAGCTGTTCTCGATTACTCGCCAACCGTGCTCGTCGGGGAAGAAGGATTGATTGCTGTTGCGACAGCAGAACAAGCGGATATCGTTATTACAGCCGTCGTTGGTGCAGTCGGACTTCGTCCTACCCTTGCCGCCATTGAAGCAGGCAAATCGATTGGACTTGCCAACAAAGAAACACTTGTGACAGCCGGACACCTCGTCATGAAAAAAGCGCGTGAAAAAGGTGTCGCTATTCTTCCAGTTGACAGTGAACATGCCGCGATTTTCCAATGTCTGAATGGCGAACGCCGCCAAGACGTCCGACAAATCATTTTAACCGCATCCGGCGGCAGTTTCCGTGATCAAACACGGGAACAGTTGGCGAACGTGACGGTGGAGCAGGCGCTAAACCATCCGAACTGGTCGATGGGTGCTAAAATTACGATTGATTCGGCGACGATGATGAATAAAGGATTTGAAGTCATCGAAGCGCACTGGTTGTTTGATGTCACGTACGATGAAATCGATGTCGTCCTCCACCGGGAATCAATCATTCATTCGATGGTTGAATTTAATGATGGTGCGGTTATGGCGCAGCTCGGGATGCCGGACATGCGAGAACCGATTCAATATGCCCTTACATATCCGTCCCGCCTTGAAATCAAAGGGGGAGAACGGTTAAACTTAAAACAAATCGGACGCCTGAATTTTGCGGAGGCTTCATTTGAACGGTATCCATTGCTTCGTCTTGCGTTTGAAGCAGGACGTGCCGGTGGATCGATGCCTTCCGTGCTCAATGCTGCGAACGAACAAGCTGTCGACCGTTTTTTAAAAGGGGAAATCAGCTTTTTAGAAATTGAAGCGAGCGTCGAGGCGGCTCTTCAAGCACATGAAAACATCGAAGATCCGTCTTTGGACCAGATTTTAGAGTCGGATCGCTGGGCCCGTGCGTTTGTTGCGTCCCTCTCACTCGCTAATTAA